The DNA segment TCGTCGAGGCCCGCCTCCACCGTGGTAAACTGCTCGCCCTGGGGTCTGTGAAGGAGCCTGTTGACGAGTATTTCGGTATTTTTTCTTGCGGCCTCCGCATTGACTACTTCTATCCTGTCTGAAGAAATTTCACTTTCCCACCTGAACACCTCGGCGGGGCTTGCCACTCCTATATCCCGTCTCACCTTGGCTATTTCCAGATTGGATTTTGACAGCTTGAGATTGTCTTTCTGTATGTTCTCGATTGTTTTTGCCCTGAGCACGTTCAAGTAGCCAATCGCCGTTGCGGCGATAATGTCGAGCCTGATCTCGTCCCGTGTGAATACCCGCGAGTCCTGTAGTCTCCGCTGTACAGTCACGTTCGACCATGCGGACTCGGAATATATAAGCTGGCTCAAGTTCCCTCCGGCGCTCAGCTCCCGCTGCGGCTGAGTCCCGAGGCTCGCCTCGGCCCTGTCCTTGTCTATATATGTGTTTTCCAGAAAAATATCTGACTGGGGAAGAAGCCGGGACATCGCGAGCTTAATGTCCTGTGCGCCCGCGGCGACGAACTCGTCAGCCGCGAGCAGGTCCAGGTTCGCCTCGACCGACTCCTCCACCGCGTGCTCCAGGGTCAGGATGCGACCTGTCTCGGGCGCGGCGTCGTTTATCAAATCGGCGTCCGTCAATACCTGCCAGGTGGGTGAGAATTTGATACTGCGCGCCGTAGCCATATTTATGATAAGCCTTTCTTCAATGTTGAACTCGACCGGGAAATTTCCGGCGTTATCGCCGAGCAGTATGCTCTGTACAACCAGAGCCGCCCGTCTGGCCTCTCTGGTCAGGTTTAACTCAGGAGTAAGACCCATGAGCGCGCCTTCATCCACTTCGCTTTTCCCCAGCATCGAAAAACTGGGGAGATTCTTTTCGATGATACCGTCGTACAGCTCCGCTTTCTCGGCTTCGGTATAATTCAGGATCGGCGATACATAGACCGCCTGCACGTCCCGGGGGATAGACGCGAGCGTATTCTGGACGCTCCTCGTTACGGGTATGAGCACTATTTCGATACCGTTTTCTCTCGCGATCCTGTTAACTGTATTTTCGATTCCGGGAATTAGGCGGGTTACTACCGGCATGTAGAGTAGCGCCATTCTTTGAAAGCCGGCTATTTCCTTAAATGTTTCTATATCCTTTCCGAGTCTCTGGGGCCTGGAAAGATAATAAAAATTCCTGACGCCGCTCCCCCCGTCCTCTGCTACAGTCAAACCGAGAAGAGAGGGCTCGATGACCCAGGGTGCGATTACCGGTTTCGGGAAGTCGGTTCTTCGGGCAGCCTCGGTTGATCCTATTATTCCGAGCGTGATCAGGATATCCACTCCGGGGTCCGACAGCTGTCTCTCTATAGCTTTACTCACACCTGCTTCGGTCCAGTCCGCCGTGATGACCTTGTCCGCCGGAAAACGTACCGTGAACTCGTCCTTGGTAAGGTCGGTAATCTCTTTCATGTAAGTGTCTAATGTCTTCGAATTTAGGTCGGAGGGTCCGTCGAATATTATACCGATATTGATACCGTATGAGACTTCCGTTGCCGCTGTTAAAAGGAATAAAATAATAGGAATGAGGAAAAGCAGTTTCTTGTCCCTCGACGTCATGAAAGAATCCGCCTGTTTATTGTGGATTTGTCATTATACATGACTGTCCGCCCATAAAAAAGAAATTAACGATTATTAATCATAAACAATGATATAAGACTGATCGGGAATGTGCTTTTTATAAATCCGGACTAAACGTAAGTATAGAGCAAATGTAATGAGGCTCAATAGAGAACGCAGTCGAGAGGGAGAAATTGGGCCTGCTGTCTATGTGGCAATACGGACGGTAACAGCATTAAGTCTGGAATAGTACGGTATTCCTTCCGAGTCCTACACACGTAGTGTGGCCTTACGATTTCCGCTCGACACGTCTGCTGTACCGAGCATTCTCTTAAGCCGCTTCACTCCCTTATGCCGGCGGATACCATCCGCCCGCTCATCCTGAGCCCGGTCGAAGGATGCCCCGTCTTTTTTCCGTAACGGTATCTGTGATAAACTCCTTCCAGCGCCTTATCAAGGGATATAAATTGTGAGTTAAGGCCATGTTTTGTTAAAAAAACCTTATATTGTGGAATACCGGCAACATAATGGGTTTATATGTAAAACGGCTTCTGCGGAACACAAAGCGTTTATTAGAGAATAATTTTTATGAGCAATAAATTTACGAAACGCGAGCAAAAGTGGGTTTTCGGACTCGCATTTGCGGTAATTATATTGAGCTGGATGTCTATTAAGATTTCCATGCCTGCATTGCCAAAGCTGTCGGAGGTTTTCCACAGCGCCCCCGGCGGTGTGAAACTATCGGTTACGATCTTTTTTATTTTCTTTGCCGTTTCTCAGCCGGTTTGGGGTGGAATTACGCAAAAAATAGGGTGCAGGCCGACGTTACTTATCGGCATACTGGTCAGCATAGCCGGTTCTTTGATAGCCATGCTGGCTTTTGATCTGCCGTCCTATATAATCGGACGAGGGTTAGAAGGGCTGGGAATGGGAAGCGCTTCTCCGGTTGCAAGGACTATGCTGACAGATGTTTTCGATCGGAAGTATCTGGCACGATCTATGGGCACGATCAGCGGCACCGCGTCCATCATGCCGGCTTTGGCCCCGATTATCGGAGGTTATCTGCTGACCTGGATCGATTGGCGCGCGATTTTCGGTTTTTTCTTGATTCTATCGGTTCTGTATTTCGCATTAGCCTACCGGGACTTACCCGAAACCCGGTTTCATTCGGATAAAGACCCGCGTCCGACAACTCCCGAATTGCTCGGCTATTATCTCTCAATTCTGAAAAATACGTCATTCTGGGGATATGCTCTTTGTTATGCCGTAATGACCGGCGGGCTGCTCGGGTACTATTCAGCCGCGCCTTACTGGTTTGTTTCTCAGCTGGGTATTGCCGCCAATCACTACGCGTTTCTCACTGTCCCCACGGTTGTGTTGTACATATTCGGTCTTTTTGTAAACCGCATGCTTTTGAAAAGATATGATCTGGAGAAACTTCTCTTTCTGGGAATATCGTCGGCGGTTTTGACGGCAATCCTAACCCTCGGTCTCGCTTTTGCAAATGCTTCAGGTCTGATCGTTATTATAGTCTTGCTCAGCTTGTTTGGATTTAGCGCGGGCCTGGTAATGCCGGCGGTTAACGCCGGGGCAATGGCTCGGTTTAAGAAGGTTGCGGGGCCCGCTTCCGCGCTACTGGTAATGACCGTATTCGGCATGTCCTCGATAACCGCGAGCTGGGCGATGAGAATTGATATAGGCACTCTGTGGCCGGTTGCATTATATCTGGGGGTTTTGTCATTGATCGGGTTGTTTGCTAATTTCTTTTGGGTATGGCTTCCATACAAAAATAATGTTAGAGAAGAAATACATTGATTACCGGTATATCGTTAACGGGCTCACGCCCGTATCTGCTTAAAAGAATATCAAGGTTGATACAATGTACACGCTTAAAGGATTGGAAGCGTTTACTGTATGTCCGTGTACGCCGCATTGTGCCTGTTGATAGTCCGGTTCATTGTGCCGAATAACCTCCGTCGATTGACAGGAATGACCCGGTTATAAATGAGGCGTCGTCGGAGCAAAGAAAGAGCACCGTACGGGCAATCTCTTCGGGCTCTCCCAAACGGCCGATAGGTATGGTGGCAGCCGATTGTTCTTCGGTTATTCCTTTAAAGTCCATAAAAATATCTTCCATGGTCCCTTTAATAAACGCGCCGCAAACGGCGTTCACACGAATCCCCGATTTTGCCGCCTCCAACGCTGTGGATCTGGTCAACCCTAATACCGCATGCTTACTGGCCGAATACAAGCTGTTCTCGCGGGAGCCTAAAATGCCCGCCAGAGAAGATGAATTGACAATTGCGCCCCCTCCCGTTTTTACCATTTGAGGTATCTCATGCTTGAGACAGAGGAATACGCCTTTAACGTTAACGTCCATGATCGACTTATAATTAGCCTCTGTCTGCTCGACAATGGGAGAGAGGTTAATTGTGCCGGCGTTATTAAATGCGCAGTCTATGCGCCCGTAAGCTGCAATTGTCTTTTCAACCAGGGCCTCTATATCGGACTCAACTGTTACGTCGGTTTTTACGAAGATGCCCTCGCCGCCCGCCTCATGTACCAGGCGAACGGTTTCCTCACCCTCGTTGTCCCGCCTTCCTGCGACGACAACCCTGGCGCCTTCCCGTGCGAATGCCACCGCGGTTGCTCGACCTATTCCCGAAGTCGCCCCCGTTACTAATGCTGTCTTATCTATGAACCTTTTCATATAACCCTCCTTAGTTTATAACGAGCTGCTTGATTATTTTAAAACAATTGTGACGGTCAACGAAAGTGCATTCCCCGTTTTGTTTAACGCCGATCTTTTTAAAATAGTCAATATTCTCAGCGCATGTCATTTGACCAACGGGAGAAATCTGTCTTTTCCCCCTCTAGTAAGGAGAGAGAGTTCGGAGATCAAGAGAAGGATGGTGCGCAGCTCATAGGAGATTTTTACGCAATACACGCCGAGCATACTATTTGGAAATCTAACGCGGGTACGTGAACTCTATCTCCTGAGAGAGTCTGGCTTCAGGGCGGGGCGGTAGCCCGCTCAGGTTTAGTACCTAAAAAATCAGTACGATAAGAGACAGAGTATTCTCATAAATGGCCGTTGATGTTGGCGGGCAATAAATTTCAACATTGGATTTATTTTAGTGTTATAATTGTTACCAGAAAAATACAGATTTTATCCAAATGGAGGAGCGAGATGGCTGGATTCCCGGGTTTCAATAGAACTGTTATATATTCATTCTTTTTTGTTTTCACACTTCTTTTTTACATCTCTCATGCGAGCGGGCAGGTCAGAGCTCCGAGCGGCAGCTATCAGGAGACCTGCAGGGGTATTCAGGTAGTCGGAAGCAACCTTATCGCGCAGTGCAAAAACATAGCGGGCGACTGGAAGAACTCAACGCTTGTGTACGCCACCTGCGAGGGAGATATCAGAAACGATAACGGACAGCTAAAGTGCAAGCAGAAGATAAAACCCGCCAAGGCGCTTCCCGCCGGATCTTATAAAAGGACATGCCAGAACATGAGGATCGACGGAGACTATCTGAGGGCGAAGTGCGAGAAAAAGAACGGGGTCTGGAACAACACAAAGATAAAATACAAGAAATGCTCCGGTGATATATGGAACGACAACGGTGAGCTTACATGCAAGGACTCGGGTTCAAAAAATA comes from the Deltaproteobacteria bacterium genome and includes:
- a CDS encoding TolC family protein, with protein sequence MTSRDKKLLFLIPIILFLLTAATEVSYGINIGIIFDGPSDLNSKTLDTYMKEITDLTKDEFTVRFPADKVITADWTEAGVSKAIERQLSDPGVDILITLGIIGSTEAARRTDFPKPVIAPWVIEPSLLGLTVAEDGGSGVRNFYYLSRPQRLGKDIETFKEIAGFQRMALLYMPVVTRLIPGIENTVNRIARENGIEIVLIPVTRSVQNTLASIPRDVQAVYVSPILNYTEAEKAELYDGIIEKNLPSFSMLGKSEVDEGALMGLTPELNLTREARRAALVVQSILLGDNAGNFPVEFNIEERLIINMATARSIKFSPTWQVLTDADLINDAAPETGRILTLEHAVEESVEANLDLLAADEFVAAGAQDIKLAMSRLLPQSDIFLENTYIDKDRAEASLGTQPQRELSAGGNLSQLIYSESAWSNVTVQRRLQDSRVFTRDEIRLDIIAATAIGYLNVLRAKTIENIQKDNLKLSKSNLEIAKVRRDIGVASPAEVFRWESEISSDRIEVVNAEAARKNTEILVNRLLHRPQGEQFTTVEAGLDDPSLLVSDPRLDKYVENPESFKLFMEFMVSQGLEQSPEISNVDSLIAAQDRILTSTKRAFWSPTVLAFGEIRHFLYEGGAGSNVDFGNQLPFDITSPDDTEWVVQLQASFPLFRGGGKIADYRKARKELSRLRYERDSTAERVEEEIRTSLNDAGASYPSIRFSLDAADAAHKNLELVTDSYSRGVVSIIDLLDAQNAALSADLNAANATYNFLIDLMDVQRAAGKFDFFTTPEYRDRWFEELDQFYNKRTGSGSEKEAENKNTNDLPGQ
- a CDS encoding multidrug effflux MFS transporter; protein product: MSNKFTKREQKWVFGLAFAVIILSWMSIKISMPALPKLSEVFHSAPGGVKLSVTIFFIFFAVSQPVWGGITQKIGCRPTLLIGILVSIAGSLIAMLAFDLPSYIIGRGLEGLGMGSASPVARTMLTDVFDRKYLARSMGTISGTASIMPALAPIIGGYLLTWIDWRAIFGFFLILSVLYFALAYRDLPETRFHSDKDPRPTTPELLGYYLSILKNTSFWGYALCYAVMTGGLLGYYSAAPYWFVSQLGIAANHYAFLTVPTVVLYIFGLFVNRMLLKRYDLEKLLFLGISSAVLTAILTLGLAFANASGLIVIIVLLSLFGFSAGLVMPAVNAGAMARFKKVAGPASALLVMTVFGMSSITASWAMRIDIGTLWPVALYLGVLSLIGLFANFFWVWLPYKNNVREEIH
- a CDS encoding SDR family oxidoreductase, producing the protein MKRFIDKTALVTGATSGIGRATAVAFAREGARVVVAGRRDNEGEETVRLVHEAGGEGIFVKTDVTVESDIEALVEKTIAAYGRIDCAFNNAGTINLSPIVEQTEANYKSIMDVNVKGVFLCLKHEIPQMVKTGGGAIVNSSSLAGILGSRENSLYSASKHAVLGLTRSTALEAAKSGIRVNAVCGAFIKGTMEDIFMDFKGITEEQSAATIPIGRLGEPEEIARTVLFLCSDDASFITGSFLSIDGGYSAQ
- a CDS encoding CVNH domain-containing protein; the encoded protein is MAGFPGFNRTVIYSFFFVFTLLFYISHASGQVRAPSGSYQETCRGIQVVGSNLIAQCKNIAGDWKNSTLVYATCEGDIRNDNGQLKCKQKIKPAKALPAGSYKRTCQNMRIDGDYLRAKCEKKNGVWNNTKIKYKKCSGDIWNDNGELTCKDSGSKNTPSGSYKKSCRDYYVDGNRLYAKCEKKNGRWNDSSINYKNCNKDIWNDNGVLTCGNKENTNLPKGSYKKTCKDLYVDGNILEARCLNKNDKYSHTSINYKKCNKGIWNDSGKLRCN